A single window of Streptomyces sp. NBC_00464 DNA harbors:
- a CDS encoding SIMPL domain-containing protein, which yields MTDTTQPYGTPDQPRLAVRGEARLRTDPEIARIGITVSARGKDRRTALEDLTRRNTTVLDLARSYGPAVEKLETGALSITPELHQRGRDEKIRAYHGRVHITATLNDFTALGEFTTRVADLDMTRIDGPRWALRPDSPAHGQARRQAVHEAVQRAREYADAVGAQLAALVELADLGAENTTPAPFARGAYGGPPPPTGGAAPGAAPALDLEPQQQTVYAQVNARFIMTPPKL from the coding sequence ATGACCGACACCACCCAGCCCTACGGCACCCCCGACCAACCCCGCCTCGCCGTCCGCGGCGAAGCACGCCTCCGCACCGACCCCGAAATCGCCCGCATCGGCATCACCGTCAGCGCCCGCGGCAAAGACCGCCGCACCGCACTCGAAGACCTCACCCGACGCAACACCACCGTCCTCGACCTCGCCCGCAGCTACGGACCCGCCGTCGAAAAACTCGAAACCGGCGCCCTCTCCATCACCCCCGAACTCCACCAACGCGGACGCGACGAGAAAATCCGCGCCTACCACGGCCGCGTCCACATCACCGCCACCCTCAACGACTTCACCGCACTCGGCGAATTCACCACCCGCGTCGCCGACCTCGACATGACCCGCATCGACGGACCCCGATGGGCCCTGCGCCCCGACTCACCCGCCCACGGCCAAGCCCGCCGCCAAGCCGTCCACGAAGCCGTCCAACGCGCCCGCGAATACGCCGACGCCGTCGGCGCCCAACTCGCCGCACTCGTCGAACTCGCCGACCTCGGAGCCGAGAACACCACCCCGGCCCCCTTCGCCCGCGGCGCCTACGGCGGCCCCCCACCCCCGACAGGAGGCGCCGCCCCCGGCGCAGCCCCCGCACTCGACCTCGAACCACAACAACAAACCGTCTACGCCCAGGTGAACGCCCGCTTCATCATGACCCCACCAAAACTCTGA
- a CDS encoding lysine N(6)-hydroxylase/L-ornithine N(5)-oxygenase family protein codes for MTARPDRPTPETDQPHDLIGIGIGPFNLSLAALTHGLPTPLTTAFYEQRPAFHWHPGLLIDGASLQVPFLADLVTLADPTSPWTLLNYLRTRDRLFPFYFAERFHIQRAEYDAYCRWVSQQLPNLHFSHQVDAIRWNPQHTHFEVDFTQLGPDGEAEALGRAHTRHIALGIGTEPHIPEPLKPLTDAGTVPVIHSADYLHHRQQLLDAEHITVIGSGQSGAEIFLDLLRARPAGHEKLHWLARTPAFAPMEYSKLGLEHFTPDYTRYFHALPEPVRDQLVPHQWQLHKGIDHDTITAIHDELYRRTLHGGWPDATLTPGVHVRTAGRVATTRIELHLEHTQQGTRSRLTTDAVVLATGYRERPLDHILGNLGTHLRRDTSGRPRIDAQYRLDLDPAITGNIYVQNAERHTHGVGAPDLGLAAWRSATILNNLTGTTPYPLPQRTAFTTFGLTPHHPDIPAQPPTLVPLARGN; via the coding sequence ATGACAGCCCGGCCCGACCGGCCCACCCCCGAAACCGATCAGCCCCACGACCTCATCGGCATCGGCATCGGCCCCTTCAACCTCTCCCTCGCCGCCCTCACCCACGGCCTCCCCACCCCCCTCACCACCGCCTTCTACGAACAACGCCCCGCCTTCCACTGGCACCCCGGCCTCCTCATCGACGGCGCCAGCCTCCAAGTCCCCTTCCTCGCCGACCTCGTCACCCTCGCCGACCCCACCAGCCCCTGGACCCTCCTCAACTACCTACGCACACGCGACCGGCTCTTCCCCTTCTACTTCGCCGAGCGCTTCCACATCCAACGCGCCGAATACGACGCCTACTGCCGCTGGGTCAGCCAACAACTCCCCAACCTCCACTTCAGCCACCAAGTCGACGCCATCCGATGGAACCCCCAACACACCCACTTCGAAGTCGACTTCACCCAACTCGGCCCCGACGGCGAAGCCGAAGCCCTCGGCCGCGCCCACACCCGCCACATCGCCCTCGGCATCGGCACCGAACCCCACATCCCCGAACCCCTCAAACCCCTCACCGACGCCGGAACCGTCCCCGTCATCCACTCGGCCGACTACCTCCACCACCGCCAACAACTCCTCGACGCCGAACACATCACCGTCATCGGCTCAGGCCAATCCGGCGCCGAAATCTTCCTCGACCTCCTCCGCGCCCGCCCCGCAGGCCACGAAAAACTCCACTGGCTCGCCCGCACCCCCGCCTTCGCCCCCATGGAGTACTCCAAACTCGGCCTCGAACACTTCACCCCCGACTACACCCGCTACTTCCACGCACTCCCCGAACCCGTACGCGACCAACTCGTCCCCCACCAATGGCAACTCCACAAAGGCATCGACCACGACACCATCACCGCCATCCACGACGAGCTCTACCGCCGCACCCTCCACGGCGGCTGGCCCGACGCCACCCTCACCCCCGGCGTCCACGTACGCACCGCAGGCCGCGTCGCCACCACCCGCATCGAACTCCACCTCGAACACACCCAACAAGGCACCCGCTCCCGCCTCACCACCGACGCCGTCGTCCTCGCCACCGGCTACCGCGAACGCCCCCTCGACCACATCCTCGGCAACCTCGGCACCCACCTGCGCCGCGACACCTCCGGCCGCCCCCGCATCGACGCCCAATACCGCCTCGACCTCGACCCCGCCATCACCGGCAACATCTACGTACAGAACGCCGAACGCCACACCCACGGAGTCGGCGCCCCCGACCTCGGCCTCGCCGCCTGGCGCAGCGCCACCATCCTCAACAACCTCACCGGCACCACCCCCTACCCCCTCCCACAACGCACCGCCTTCACCACCTTCGGCCTCACCCCCCACCACCCGGACATCCCCGCACAACCCCCCACCCTCGTCCCCCTCGCCCGAGGCAACTGA
- a CDS encoding pyridoxal phosphate-dependent decarboxylase family protein, whose protein sequence is MPTPPLAGSTTGPTALRPLIDTVLTALQEGARRRDGPLPAGGPDTVTTHMRTALDPVIPEHGTGPHHALAILIGALTEGAADPADPLCAAHLHTPPLALAAAADLAASALNPSMDSWDQAPAASTLEADTTAALAAEIYPHHTHPDALITTGGTEANQLALLLARERHGPTLQTITGTNAHHSITRAAWLLGLPAPLTVPAPHGTIDPTALNETLTRQQGRPLLVTATAGTTDTGQIDPLTDIADLCHTHGAELHIDAAYGGPLLLSPTHRHKINGLDRAHSVTLDLHKLGWQPASAGILAVPDHHHLHALHHHAPYLNADDDTQAGIPDLLGRSLRTTRRPDALKIAVTLQALGRTGLADLIDRTCAAAHHLADLITKTPTLDLYDQPTITTVLFRPTGADDHTVATIRRTLLTRGHAVLGRTRTHGHLWLKATLLNPHTTPDDLHKLINLVTHLTTELTEGSTNR, encoded by the coding sequence ATGCCCACCCCACCCCTCGCCGGATCCACCACCGGCCCCACCGCCCTGCGCCCCCTCATCGACACCGTCCTCACCGCACTCCAAGAAGGCGCCCGCCGCCGCGACGGCCCCCTCCCCGCCGGCGGACCCGACACCGTCACCACCCACATGCGCACCGCACTCGACCCCGTCATCCCCGAACACGGAACCGGCCCCCACCACGCCCTCGCCATCCTCATCGGCGCCCTCACCGAAGGCGCCGCCGACCCCGCCGACCCCCTCTGCGCAGCCCACCTCCACACCCCACCCCTCGCCCTCGCCGCCGCAGCCGACCTCGCCGCCTCAGCCCTCAACCCCTCCATGGACTCCTGGGACCAAGCCCCCGCCGCCTCCACCCTCGAAGCCGACACCACCGCAGCCCTCGCCGCCGAGATCTACCCCCACCACACCCACCCCGACGCCCTCATCACCACCGGCGGCACCGAAGCCAACCAACTCGCCCTCCTCCTCGCCCGAGAACGCCATGGCCCCACCCTCCAGACCATCACCGGCACCAACGCCCACCACAGCATCACCCGCGCCGCCTGGCTCCTCGGCCTCCCCGCACCCCTCACCGTCCCCGCCCCCCACGGCACCATCGACCCCACCGCACTCAACGAAACCCTCACCCGGCAACAAGGCCGCCCCCTCCTCGTCACCGCCACCGCAGGCACCACCGACACCGGCCAGATCGACCCCCTCACCGACATCGCCGACCTCTGCCACACCCACGGCGCCGAACTCCACATCGACGCCGCCTACGGCGGACCCCTCCTCCTCAGCCCCACCCACCGCCACAAAATCAACGGCCTCGACCGCGCCCACAGCGTCACCCTCGACCTCCACAAACTCGGCTGGCAACCCGCATCAGCCGGCATCCTCGCCGTCCCCGACCACCACCACCTCCACGCCCTCCACCACCACGCCCCCTACCTCAACGCCGACGACGACACCCAAGCCGGAATCCCCGACCTCCTCGGCCGCTCCCTGCGCACCACCCGCCGCCCCGACGCACTCAAAATCGCCGTCACCCTCCAAGCACTCGGCCGCACCGGACTCGCCGACCTCATCGACCGCACCTGCGCCGCCGCCCACCACCTCGCCGACCTCATCACCAAAACCCCCACCCTCGACCTCTACGACCAACCCACCATCACCACCGTCCTCTTCCGCCCCACAGGCGCCGACGACCACACCGTCGCCACCATCCGCCGCACCCTCCTCACCCGCGGCCACGCCGTACTCGGCCGCACCCGCACCCACGGCCACCTCTGGCTCAAAGCCACCCTCCTCAACCCCCACACCACCCCCGACGACCTGCACAAACTCATCAACCTCGTCACCCACCTCACCACCGAACTCACAGAAGGCAGCACCAACCGATGA
- a CDS encoding bifunctional metallophosphatase/5'-nucleotidase, translated as MPLNRRTFLGTSAAAGAGVAMVGAGAVPAEAQGHGSGHGHGRPPKRYSFTVMGTTDLHGNAFNWDYFTDKEFDDKDHNDVGLAKISTLVDQVRREKGRHNTLMIDAGDTIQGTQLSYYYAKIDPITAKHGPVHPMAQAMNAIGYDAAALGNHEFNYGIPVLRKFEEQCDFPLLGANALDAKTLRPAFAPYVIKKLRTPHGRDVKVAILGLTNPGIAIWDKANVGGKMVFPGLEEQAAKYVPRLRSMGADVVIVSAHSGSSGTSSYGDQIPYVENAAGLVAEQVPGIDAILVGHAHLEIPEYFVENKETGKKVVLSEPLKWGQRLTLFDFDLVWEKGRWVVEKAGSQVLNSNTVAEDPKITRMLADEHKKVVAYVNQVIGTSTAAMTTAEAAWKDEPIIDLINVVQAETVKAALAGGEYAALPVLSQASCFSRTAQIPAGNVTIKDAAGLYPFENTLEARLVTGAQIRDYLEFSARYYVQTAAGVPVDTAKLTNAGNTPDYNYDAVSGLTYEIDIAKPNGSRIVNLSFEGKAIDPAAQFVLAVNNYRASGGGNFPHVPAAKQLWANSEEIRNTIISWVQAKGSVDGAEFASVDWRLTRDGSPVF; from the coding sequence ATGCCGCTGAACCGAAGGACGTTCCTGGGGACATCGGCCGCGGCCGGTGCCGGTGTGGCCATGGTGGGTGCCGGGGCGGTGCCTGCCGAGGCGCAGGGTCACGGGTCCGGGCACGGTCATGGGCGTCCGCCGAAGCGGTACTCGTTCACCGTGATGGGTACGACGGATCTGCACGGGAACGCGTTCAACTGGGACTACTTCACGGACAAGGAGTTCGACGACAAGGATCACAACGACGTCGGTCTGGCGAAGATCTCGACGCTGGTGGACCAGGTGCGTCGGGAGAAGGGCCGTCACAACACCCTGATGATCGATGCGGGTGACACGATCCAGGGCACGCAGTTGTCGTACTACTACGCGAAGATCGATCCGATCACGGCGAAGCACGGTCCGGTGCATCCGATGGCGCAGGCGATGAACGCGATCGGTTATGACGCTGCGGCGCTCGGGAACCACGAGTTCAACTACGGCATTCCGGTGCTGCGGAAGTTCGAGGAGCAGTGTGATTTTCCGCTGCTGGGTGCGAACGCGTTGGACGCGAAGACGTTGCGGCCGGCGTTCGCTCCGTATGTGATCAAGAAGTTGCGTACGCCGCACGGCCGGGATGTGAAGGTCGCGATTCTGGGTCTGACCAACCCGGGGATCGCCATCTGGGACAAGGCGAACGTGGGCGGGAAGATGGTGTTCCCGGGTCTTGAGGAGCAGGCGGCGAAGTATGTGCCGCGGCTTCGCTCGATGGGTGCGGATGTGGTGATCGTGTCGGCGCATTCGGGGAGCAGTGGGACGTCGTCGTACGGTGATCAGATTCCGTATGTGGAGAATGCCGCGGGTCTGGTGGCGGAGCAGGTGCCGGGGATCGATGCGATTCTGGTGGGTCATGCGCATCTGGAGATTCCCGAGTACTTCGTGGAGAACAAGGAGACCGGGAAGAAGGTTGTGCTGTCCGAGCCGTTGAAGTGGGGTCAGCGGCTGACGTTGTTCGACTTCGATCTGGTGTGGGAGAAGGGTCGCTGGGTGGTCGAGAAGGCCGGTTCGCAGGTGTTGAACTCGAACACGGTGGCTGAGGACCCGAAGATCACGCGGATGCTGGCGGACGAGCACAAGAAGGTGGTGGCGTACGTCAACCAGGTGATCGGTACGTCGACTGCGGCGATGACGACGGCTGAGGCGGCGTGGAAGGACGAGCCGATCATCGATCTGATCAATGTCGTGCAGGCGGAGACGGTGAAGGCGGCGCTGGCGGGTGGCGAGTATGCGGCGTTGCCGGTGTTGTCGCAGGCGTCGTGTTTCTCGCGTACGGCGCAGATTCCTGCGGGGAATGTGACGATCAAGGATGCGGCGGGGTTGTATCCGTTCGAGAACACGCTTGAGGCGCGGCTGGTGACGGGTGCGCAGATCCGGGATTATCTGGAGTTTTCGGCGCGGTATTACGTGCAGACGGCGGCGGGTGTTCCGGTGGATACGGCGAAGCTGACGAACGCGGGCAATACTCCGGATTACAACTATGACGCGGTGTCGGGTCTGACGTATGAGATCGATATCGCGAAGCCGAATGGTTCGCGGATTGTGAATCTGTCGTTCGAGGGGAAGGCGATTGATCCTGCGGCGCAGTTCGTGCTGGCGGTGAACAACTACCGGGCGAGCGGTGGGGGTAACTTCCCGCATGTGCCGGCTGCGAAGCAGTTGTGGGCGAATTCGGAGGAGATCCGGAACACGATTATTTCGTGGGTTCAGGCGAAGGGGTCGGTGGATGGTGCGGAGTTCGCTTCGGTGGACTGGCGTCTGACGCGGGATGGTTCGCCGGTGTTCTAG
- a CDS encoding peptidoglycan-binding domain-containing protein, giving the protein MSLRNRLTRRTQIALVGIAATGVAAAIAVIPAIADSDPAQPATAAAQNDTDYGPEPEADSKLVTQANAMTTMATATLSPDTMINRARTWLTANNGRAVPYSMERTWKDGYRQDCSGYVSMALGLGKPGLNTVGLADSRNGVTKRLSSVSQLKKGDLLIDYSTTDGDFRHVVIFEKWANTSHSSYWAYEQRGTYGTTHRQLKYGIGSDHYDPFRPVKLSGGGSGGGQLPAPSASWPTLKSGSKGADVKSAQQLLTARGYTIAADSSYGPKTRAAVIRFQKSRSLAADGVIGPNTWSKLITTVKYGQSGQAVKAAQTQLKVYGYTIAVDGKFGAKTKAAATAFQKNHHLAVDGVIGPNTWRALLGTR; this is encoded by the coding sequence ATGTCACTTCGCAACCGGCTCACACGCCGCACGCAGATCGCTCTCGTCGGCATCGCCGCCACAGGCGTCGCGGCCGCAATCGCCGTCATACCCGCAATCGCCGACAGCGACCCCGCACAGCCGGCAACAGCCGCCGCTCAGAACGACACCGACTACGGGCCCGAACCCGAAGCCGACAGCAAGCTCGTCACCCAGGCCAACGCCATGACCACCATGGCCACGGCCACACTCTCACCCGACACCATGATCAACCGGGCCCGCACCTGGCTCACAGCCAACAATGGACGCGCGGTCCCCTACAGCATGGAACGCACCTGGAAGGACGGCTACCGTCAGGACTGCTCAGGCTACGTCTCCATGGCACTCGGCCTCGGAAAGCCCGGCCTGAACACCGTCGGCCTGGCGGACTCACGCAACGGTGTCACCAAGCGGCTCAGCAGCGTGAGCCAGCTCAAAAAGGGCGACCTGCTCATCGACTACAGCACCACCGACGGCGACTTCCGCCACGTGGTGATATTCGAGAAATGGGCCAACACCTCCCACAGCTCCTACTGGGCCTACGAACAGCGCGGCACGTACGGCACCACCCACCGACAGCTCAAGTACGGCATCGGCAGCGACCACTACGACCCCTTCCGCCCGGTCAAGCTCAGCGGCGGCGGCAGCGGCGGCGGACAACTCCCCGCCCCCAGCGCCTCCTGGCCCACCCTCAAGAGCGGCTCCAAGGGCGCCGACGTGAAGTCCGCCCAGCAACTCCTGACCGCGCGGGGCTACACCATCGCGGCCGACAGCAGCTACGGCCCGAAGACACGCGCCGCAGTAATCCGATTCCAGAAGTCCCGATCCCTCGCCGCCGACGGCGTCATCGGCCCGAACACCTGGTCCAAACTGATCACCACCGTGAAGTACGGCCAGTCCGGCCAGGCAGTGAAAGCAGCACAGACACAACTGAAGGTCTACGGCTACACCATCGCCGTCGACGGCAAGTTCGGCGCCAAGACCAAAGCGGCAGCCACGGCCTTCCAGAAGAACCACCATCTGGCAGTCGACGGCGTCATCGGCCCGAACACCTGGCGCGCCCTACTCGGCACCCGCTGA
- the pepN gene encoding aminopeptidase N, with product MSVLMRDEAQARAQFLDVQRYTVELDLTAGEETFDSRTVIQFTALADGDTFVEVKPATLRSISLDGHPLDPADLTENRFPLTGLTTGPHELRVDAAMRYSRTGEGMHRFTDPTDNETYVYTQLFMEDVQRVFAAFDQPDLKSVFALTVTAPEGWTVLGNGTSQPTGDGHWTLATTPPISTYLVAVAAGPWHSVTTEHAGLPFGIHCRRSLAPHLDADADEILDITRACFDRFHEKFDEPYPFDSYDQAFVPEFNAGAMENPGLVTFRDEFIYRSAVTDTERQTRGMVIAHEMAHMWFGDLVTLAWWDDIWLNESFAEYMGYQTLAEATRFTDTWVDFGVARKGWGYDADQRPSTHPVAPDPAAVPDTASAMLNFDGISYAKGASALRQLVAWLGEKDFLAGINTHFARHKFGNATLADFIDNLASATDRDVHAWADQWLRTTGVDTLTPHLAEADTTWSLTVDHAGTRPHRITVGTYDHAIDTQSGPDRLVLRDRFDISVPHGDSTHGDTTQDGPTTRPGRRPALVVLNDNDLTYAKIRLDPDSWNTVLGGLSGIPDALTRAVVWNAARDMVRDGELAPTTYLEAARAHLPHETDLALLQGVLAFADTQIAARYVTPQDRPAALATLTALNRDLIRRTEDGTHPGLRLTAVRHLIDAATQPDTIQGWLTDGTVPGGPELDPELRWRILTRLAVLGATDETAIATELEADPSATGQEGAARCRAALPTPEAKAAAWQAMFTDDSLSNYLFTATAQGFWQPEQTDLLTPYVTRYYPDATALAVRRGPAIAEAAGRYAFPAYAIDADSLHRGEQALTDQALIPALRRKLTDQIDDLRRALTVRNAH from the coding sequence ATGTCCGTACTGATGCGCGATGAAGCGCAGGCCCGAGCCCAGTTCCTCGACGTACAGCGGTACACGGTCGAACTCGATCTGACCGCGGGGGAGGAGACCTTCGACTCCCGAACCGTCATCCAGTTCACCGCACTCGCCGACGGTGACACCTTCGTCGAAGTCAAGCCCGCCACCTTGCGCTCCATCAGCCTCGACGGGCACCCCCTGGACCCCGCGGACCTCACCGAGAACCGCTTCCCCCTCACCGGCCTCACCACCGGCCCCCACGAACTGCGCGTCGACGCCGCCATGCGCTACTCCCGCACCGGCGAAGGCATGCACCGCTTCACCGACCCCACCGACAACGAGACCTACGTCTACACCCAGCTCTTCATGGAAGACGTCCAGCGCGTCTTCGCCGCGTTCGACCAGCCCGACCTCAAGTCCGTCTTCGCCCTCACCGTCACCGCCCCCGAAGGCTGGACCGTCCTCGGCAACGGCACCTCCCAGCCCACCGGGGACGGCCACTGGACCCTCGCCACCACACCCCCCATCTCCACCTACCTCGTCGCCGTCGCCGCAGGCCCCTGGCACTCCGTGACCACCGAACACGCCGGACTGCCCTTCGGCATCCACTGCCGCCGCTCGCTGGCCCCCCACCTCGACGCCGACGCCGACGAGATCCTCGACATCACCCGCGCCTGCTTCGACCGGTTCCACGAGAAGTTCGACGAGCCCTACCCCTTCGACTCCTACGACCAGGCCTTCGTCCCCGAATTCAACGCGGGCGCCATGGAGAACCCCGGCCTCGTCACCTTCCGCGACGAATTCATCTACCGCTCCGCCGTCACCGACACCGAACGCCAGACCCGCGGCATGGTCATCGCCCACGAAATGGCCCACATGTGGTTCGGCGACCTCGTCACCCTCGCCTGGTGGGACGACATCTGGCTCAACGAGTCCTTCGCCGAGTACATGGGCTACCAGACCCTCGCCGAAGCCACCCGCTTCACCGACACCTGGGTCGACTTCGGCGTCGCCCGCAAGGGATGGGGATACGACGCCGACCAGCGCCCCTCCACCCACCCCGTCGCCCCCGACCCCGCCGCAGTCCCCGACACCGCGTCCGCAATGCTCAACTTCGACGGCATCTCCTACGCCAAGGGCGCATCCGCCCTCCGCCAACTCGTCGCCTGGCTCGGCGAGAAGGACTTCCTGGCCGGCATCAACACCCACTTCGCCCGCCACAAGTTCGGCAACGCCACCCTCGCCGACTTCATCGACAACCTCGCCTCCGCCACCGACCGCGACGTCCACGCCTGGGCCGACCAGTGGCTGCGCACCACCGGAGTCGACACCCTCACCCCCCACCTCGCCGAGGCCGACACCACCTGGTCCCTCACCGTCGACCACGCGGGCACCCGCCCCCACCGCATCACCGTCGGCACCTACGACCACGCCATCGACACCCAGTCGGGCCCCGACCGCCTCGTCCTGCGCGACCGCTTCGACATCAGCGTCCCCCACGGCGACAGCACACACGGCGACACCACCCAGGACGGCCCCACCACCCGCCCCGGCCGCCGCCCCGCCCTCGTCGTCCTCAACGACAACGACCTCACCTACGCCAAGATCCGCCTCGACCCCGATTCCTGGAACACCGTCCTCGGCGGCCTCTCCGGCATCCCCGACGCCCTCACCCGCGCCGTCGTCTGGAACGCCGCCCGCGACATGGTCCGAGACGGCGAACTCGCCCCCACCACCTACCTCGAAGCGGCCCGCGCCCACCTCCCGCACGAAACCGACCTGGCACTCCTCCAAGGCGTACTCGCCTTCGCCGACACCCAGATCGCCGCACGCTACGTCACCCCCCAGGACCGGCCCGCCGCCCTCGCCACCCTCACCGCCCTCAACCGCGACCTCATCCGCCGCACCGAGGACGGCACCCACCCCGGCCTCCGCCTCACCGCCGTACGCCACCTCATCGACGCCGCCACCCAGCCCGACACCATCCAGGGCTGGCTCACCGACGGCACCGTCCCCGGCGGCCCCGAACTCGACCCCGAACTGCGCTGGCGCATCCTCACCCGCCTCGCCGTCCTCGGCGCCACCGACGAAACGGCCATCGCCACCGAACTCGAAGCCGACCCCAGCGCCACCGGCCAGGAAGGCGCCGCCCGCTGCCGCGCCGCCCTGCCCACCCCCGAGGCCAAGGCCGCCGCCTGGCAGGCCATGTTCACCGACGACAGCCTCTCCAACTACCTGTTCACCGCCACCGCCCAAGGCTTCTGGCAGCCCGAACAGACCGACCTCCTCACCCCGTACGTCACCCGCTACTACCCCGACGCCACCGCACTCGCCGTCCGCCGCGGCCCCGCCATCGCCGAAGCCGCCGGACGCTACGCCTTCCCCGCGTACGCCATCGACGCCGACAGCCTCCACCGCGGCGAACAAGCCCTCACCGACCAGGCCCTCATCCCCGCCCTCCGCCGCAAACTCACCGACCAGATCGACGACCTGCGCCGCGCCCTCACGGTCCGCAACGCCCACTGA
- the pyk gene encoding pyruvate kinase, whose protein sequence is MRRAKIVCTLGPATDTYDQIKALVDAGMDIARLNLSHGTYAEHEDRYHRVRKASDEAGRSVGILADLQGPKIRLGRFREGPVLLERGDDFTITVEPMEGDRHTCGTTYTGLNADVTAGERILIDDGRVTLEVTEVDGPRVHTTVIEGGMVSDHKGLNLPGVAVSVPALSEKDIEDLRWALRTGADIIALSFVRSGRDIEDVHRIMDEEGRRLPVIAKVEKPQAVENIDDIVAAFDGIMVARGDLGVEMPLEQVPIVQKRAIKLAKRNAKPVIVATQMLDSMIDNSRPTRAEASDVANAVIDGTDAVMLSGETSVGKYPIETVRTMSRIVEAAEEDILAKGLPPLTDRNKPRTQGGAVARAAAEMGDFLGAKFLVAFTQSGDTVKRLSRYRSPIPLLAFTPDPATRSQLNLTWGVETFLGPHVDSTDAMVAQVDEELLKIGRCQKGDVVVITAGSPPGVAGSTNLVRVHHIGEDDSPK, encoded by the coding sequence ATGCGCCGAGCCAAAATCGTATGCACCCTAGGACCCGCAACCGACACATACGACCAGATCAAAGCCCTGGTCGACGCCGGAATGGACATCGCCCGCCTCAACCTCAGCCACGGCACCTACGCCGAACACGAAGACCGCTACCACCGAGTACGCAAAGCATCCGACGAAGCCGGACGCAGCGTCGGCATCCTCGCCGACCTTCAAGGCCCGAAGATCCGCCTCGGCCGCTTCCGCGAAGGCCCCGTACTCCTTGAACGCGGCGACGACTTCACCATCACCGTCGAACCCATGGAAGGCGACCGCCACACCTGCGGCACCACCTACACCGGCCTCAACGCCGACGTCACCGCCGGCGAACGCATCCTCATCGACGACGGCCGCGTCACCCTCGAAGTCACCGAAGTCGACGGCCCCCGCGTCCACACCACCGTCATCGAAGGCGGCATGGTCTCCGACCACAAAGGCCTCAACCTCCCAGGCGTCGCCGTCTCCGTCCCCGCACTCTCCGAAAAAGACATCGAAGACCTCCGCTGGGCCCTGCGCACCGGCGCCGACATCATCGCCCTGTCCTTCGTCCGCAGCGGACGCGACATCGAAGACGTCCACCGCATCATGGACGAAGAAGGCCGACGCCTCCCCGTCATCGCCAAGGTCGAAAAACCCCAGGCCGTCGAGAACATCGACGACATCGTCGCCGCCTTCGACGGCATCATGGTCGCCCGCGGCGACCTCGGCGTCGAAATGCCCCTGGAACAGGTCCCGATCGTCCAGAAGCGCGCCATCAAACTCGCCAAGCGCAACGCCAAGCCGGTCATCGTCGCCACCCAGATGCTCGACTCGATGATCGACAACTCCCGACCCACCCGCGCCGAAGCCTCCGACGTCGCCAACGCCGTCATCGACGGCACCGACGCCGTGATGCTCTCCGGCGAGACCAGCGTCGGCAAGTACCCCATCGAGACGGTCCGCACGATGTCCCGCATCGTCGAAGCGGCAGAGGAAGACATCCTCGCCAAGGGCCTCCCGCCCCTCACCGACCGCAACAAGCCCCGCACCCAGGGCGGCGCGGTCGCCCGCGCGGCAGCGGAGATGGGCGACTTCCTCGGCGCGAAGTTCCTGGTCGCCTTCACCCAGAGCGGCGACACGGTCAAGCGCCTCTCCCGCTACCGCTCACCCATCCCGCTCCTGGCCTTCACCCCTGACCCGGCCACCCGCTCCCAGCTGAACCTCACGTGGGGCGTGGAGACGTTCCTGGGTCCGCACGTGGACTCGACGGACGCGATGGTGGCGCAGGTGGACGAGGAACTGCTGAAGATCGGCCGCTGCCAGAAGGGCGACGTGGTCGTCATCACGGCAGGCTCCCCGCCGGGCGTCGCAGGCTCGACGAACCTGGTGCGCGTGCACCACATCGGCGAGGACGACAGCCCGAAGTAG